A window of Stutzerimonas stutzeri genomic DNA:
AACAGCGACCAGCCGAGCACGGCGACGGCGAGCAGGCCGATCAGGCGGAACACGTCGTTGAACGCCAGCACGTTGGCTTCGCGGGTTATGGTCTGTGACAGGCGCGCACCACCGAGCGCCTGGCGCAGCTGCGGGTCGCCCTGGGTCGATGCCAGCGCCTGGCTCTGCTGAGCCAGACGTGCGGCGACGCGCGGGTCTGCCGGGACGATCTGCTCGGTCAGGTGCGCCGAGTGGTGTTGTTCGCGCACGATCTGGTAGGTGCCGAACATCGTCGGGCCGGCCAGCCCGCCGAGGCTCTGGGTCATGGAGAACAGCACGATGAAACTCACCAGGTAGTTCGGGCCGTTGGCCAGTGCCTTGCCGATACCGCTGATCAGCAACGGGCCGAGGAACATCCCACTGGCGAACGACAGCAGCCCCTGGCTGAGGAACAGGTCGTGCGGGCGGGTCTGGCTGGTTGCGTCCACGTCGAGAAAGCTCGCCACGCCGATGAGCACGATGGAAAGCAGAATTTGCACCAAAGCGGTCCGCGGGCTGAACGTCATCGCGCTGGCGGCGATGCCCATCACCAGGCCGAGCAGGATCACCGCATACAGCGGGCGCAGCTGGTCGGGCCCCATGCCGAGTGTCTGCAGCAGGCCGACCGCACCGTAGCTCTGCTCGGCCAGCAGAAAGCGCAGCGCCAAGGCGCCGAAGGCGAAGCGCAGCATCTCCGCGGTGCCAAGCCAGCGGGTTTGCAGCAAGGGGTTGCGCCGATGATGCTCGATCATGAAGGTCAGGCAGCCGAGCAACAACGCGGCAATCAGCGCGTAGCCCAGCCAGGGCGCCTCGGTCCACCACTGCACGCGGCCCTGTGCGAATACTGCGGCCACCAGTGCCAGGGCCGGAGCGAATAAAGCGAAGGTGAGGAAATCCAGTGGCTCGAAGACCTTGATGCGCTCGCCAACCGGCAGCTTGAGCACCACCACGGCGGCCAGCGAACACAGCGCCAGGCCGCTCTCGAACACATACAGACGGTGCCACTGGCCGATATCCACCAGCGGTGGCGACAGCAGCCAGGCCAGCGGTGTGGCCACCTGGGTCATACCGAAGGCGACGATCACGCCTCGCGGCAGGTCCACCTTGCGAAAGGCCTGCAGCATGTAGAACAGCCCGAGCGAAGTGGTGGCCGCCGCGGCAAAACCGCTGGCGGCGCGTACAAACATGGCCATGCCCAGCCCTTCGACGAAGACATGGGCGATAGTCAGCAAGGCATAGACGGCCAGACCAATCTCGGCGAAGACGCGCAGGCCGTATTGCTGGCGCACCTTGATCATCAGCAGATTGGTGGAGACATTCACCATGAAATAGGCGGCGGGCAGCCACGCTCCCTGTTCGGGTGTCAGGCCGAGGTCGCCCTGGATTGCCGGCAGGTTGGCGATGAACAACGCATTGCCGAGCCCGCCGGTCAGCCCAACGAGCACCGCCACCGCGGCATAGGCCAGGCGCCGCGGCGGGCTGTGCAGCAGGATCGCCGGCGAGCCGGGCATCGAGGGGCGTTCATGAGGTTCCCAGCGAGGAACCGGCGAGAGGTATTCGGGCATCGTGATAGTGCGGGTCCGGGTGCGCCCCAGTGGCGCATTCACGCATAGGACAAGCATGACCACGAATTTCGCCCGTCAATTTGCCGAGCGGGCCTGGTTAGTCGCCTCGGTGCGGGCTGCGGACGCCGAAGTTGCGCCAGTCGCGCCGAAGCAGGCCGCGCAGTCGTACGGGCCTAGCTTGGTTCAGCGATCTCGCAACCCTTGAGGACCAAACGGATGATGGTGTCGGCGGCCGCGTCGTAGTCGGCGTCGTCGAGGCGTGTCTTGCCGGTGACGGTGCTGATCTGCCAATCGAAGTCAGCGTAGGTCTGCGTCGCCGCCCAGATGCTGAACAGCAGGTGGTTGGCGTCGACATCGGCCATCAGGCGGTCGTCGATCCAGCGCTGGATGCAGGCGATGTTGTGCGCAGCCTGCGCATTCAGCTGCG
This region includes:
- a CDS encoding MFS transporter, encoding MPGSPAILLHSPPRRLAYAAVAVLVGLTGGLGNALFIANLPAIQGDLGLTPEQGAWLPAAYFMVNVSTNLLMIKVRQQYGLRVFAEIGLAVYALLTIAHVFVEGLGMAMFVRAASGFAAAATTSLGLFYMLQAFRKVDLPRGVIVAFGMTQVATPLAWLLSPPLVDIGQWHRLYVFESGLALCSLAAVVVLKLPVGERIKVFEPLDFLTFALFAPALALVAAVFAQGRVQWWTEAPWLGYALIAALLLGCLTFMIEHHRRNPLLQTRWLGTAEMLRFAFGALALRFLLAEQSYGAVGLLQTLGMGPDQLRPLYAVILLGLVMGIAASAMTFSPRTALVQILLSIVLIGVASFLDVDATSQTRPHDLFLSQGLLSFASGMFLGPLLISGIGKALANGPNYLVSFIVLFSMTQSLGGLAGPTMFGTYQIVREQHHSAHLTEQIVPADPRVAARLAQQSQALASTQGDPQLRQALGGARLSQTITREANVLAFNDVFRLIGLLAVAVLGWSLFHTLRLARQKKAPAP